In bacterium, one genomic interval encodes:
- a CDS encoding D-galactonate dehydratase family protein, whose translation MRITAVKVIVTCPGRNYVLVKVETDDGLHGWGDATLNGRELAVAALLEQHIAPLLIGRDPDRIEDAFQYLSRGSYWRGGPIQMTAVAGVDLALWDIKGKRAGLPVYSLLGGKCRHGALAYAHASGSDPEAVLDRVRQLADRGFKVIRVQVDVRGPGLRGTYGVGAAGPTEQSLPREEIWEPAPYRRAIPPLFEHLRSRLPEDLELIHDVHERLTPIEAAGLARDLEPYHLFFLEDPLRPEHQDSFRVIRQHTTVPLAMGELYFSKWEALPVIAGQLIDYIRCDLGHVGGITEGRKIAAIAEAYSVKTAWHGPGDIGPILHAANVHLDLSVPNFGVQEMVFFNEPVREVIPGGPTFENGYLTVADAPGLGTDVNEAAAAKYPYRRAYLPTTRRLDGSVHDW comes from the coding sequence ATGCGGATCACCGCCGTCAAGGTCATTGTGACATGCCCGGGCCGCAACTACGTCTTGGTCAAGGTGGAGACCGACGACGGCCTCCACGGGTGGGGAGACGCGACGCTGAATGGCCGCGAGCTGGCCGTTGCCGCGTTGCTGGAGCAGCACATCGCCCCGCTGCTCATCGGCCGGGACCCCGACCGAATCGAGGACGCGTTTCAGTACCTCTCTCGAGGCTCGTACTGGCGCGGCGGCCCGATTCAAATGACCGCGGTCGCTGGCGTGGACCTCGCGTTGTGGGACATCAAGGGGAAGCGGGCCGGCCTTCCGGTGTACTCGTTGCTTGGTGGGAAGTGCCGGCACGGCGCGCTCGCGTACGCGCACGCCAGCGGGAGCGATCCGGAGGCGGTTCTGGACCGGGTCCGCCAGCTCGCGGACCGCGGGTTCAAGGTGATCCGCGTACAGGTCGACGTGCGCGGCCCCGGGCTCCGGGGCACGTATGGAGTCGGTGCAGCCGGGCCGACTGAACAGTCGCTGCCCCGCGAAGAGATCTGGGAACCGGCCCCGTACCGGCGCGCGATCCCCCCCCTGTTCGAGCATCTCAGAAGCCGGCTTCCCGAAGATCTCGAGCTGATCCACGACGTCCACGAACGTCTCACCCCCATCGAAGCGGCGGGCCTCGCCAGGGACCTGGAACCGTACCATCTCTTCTTCCTCGAGGATCCACTGCGGCCGGAGCATCAGGACTCTTTCCGGGTGATCCGGCAGCACACCACCGTCCCGCTCGCCATGGGCGAGCTGTACTTCAGCAAATGGGAGGCGCTTCCGGTGATCGCCGGACAGCTCATCGACTACATCCGGTGCGATCTCGGGCACGTTGGAGGGATCACCGAGGGCCGGAAGATCGCCGCGATCGCCGAGGCGTATAGTGTGAAGACCGCCTGGCACGGCCCCGGCGACATCGGCCCCATCCTGCACGCGGCGAACGTCCATCTCGACCTGTCGGTGCCCAATTTCGGGGTGCAGGAGATGGTCTTCTTCAACGAACCTGTGCGCGAGGTGATCCCGGGTGGCCCGACCTTCGAGAACGGCTACCTCACCGTCGCCGACGCCCCGGGCCTCGGCACCGACGTGAACGAGGCCGCCGCGGCGAAGTATCCGTACCGGCGCGCGTATCTCCCGACCACGCGGCGGCTGGACGGCTCGGTGCATGACTGGTAG
- a CDS encoding phosphodiester glycosidase family protein — protein MPITRLLITILAALLIWPIGAWATAEPGQPVTVARFPLSRYRLGVALAGSRVGANAFLMDIARMAAAQCAINGSFFAAYAGETGEPYGTVVINGKLLHLGWVGTRLDVLADGNVQIVRDRLEIRGGLNGSEAYPYNWYAYNLNQTPSPGGSSVYIYTPERGATLGFRADLAVVARGGRVTRISRGEDVAIPGDGFVIGMQRKEAEVLGWKFAVGQRIEYRAVQDGVTFRSRFSLGAGPRLLQRGAVSVSPIAEGFRDPKILSLRGRRSAVGLSGANEVILAVIDHATVTEAAVVMKGLGAVEAMNLDDNASSGLVCNGRYLVQPGRQVANALVLWPVPR, from the coding sequence AGCGGCACTTCTGATCTGGCCCATTGGAGCCTGGGCGACAGCCGAACCGGGTCAGCCTGTGACTGTGGCCAGATTCCCGCTCTCTCGCTACCGGCTGGGAGTCGCCCTGGCCGGCAGCCGCGTCGGTGCGAACGCCTTCCTTATGGACATCGCTCGAATGGCGGCAGCGCAGTGCGCGATTAATGGCAGCTTCTTCGCGGCCTACGCCGGGGAGACCGGTGAGCCCTACGGCACCGTGGTGATCAACGGAAAACTCCTGCACTTGGGCTGGGTCGGAACCCGGCTGGACGTCCTCGCCGACGGGAACGTGCAGATCGTGCGGGACCGCCTAGAGATTCGAGGCGGGCTCAACGGCAGCGAAGCCTACCCTTACAATTGGTACGCATACAACTTGAATCAGACACCATCACCCGGCGGCAGCAGCGTGTACATTTACACTCCTGAACGGGGCGCGACGCTGGGGTTTCGCGCCGACCTCGCGGTCGTCGCGCGTGGTGGCAGGGTGACCAGGATCAGCCGGGGGGAGGACGTTGCCATCCCAGGCGACGGCTTCGTGATCGGCATGCAACGCAAAGAAGCGGAGGTGCTGGGATGGAAGTTCGCCGTGGGACAGCGCATAGAGTATCGCGCTGTTCAGGACGGCGTCACCTTTAGGTCTCGGTTCAGCCTCGGAGCGGGTCCCCGCCTCCTCCAACGAGGGGCGGTCAGCGTCAGTCCAATCGCTGAGGGCTTCCGTGACCCAAAGATCCTGTCCTTGCGGGGAAGGCGTTCGGCCGTGGGATTGAGCGGAGCCAACGAGGTCATTCTGGCCGTCATCGATCACGCCACGGTGACCGAGGCGGCGGTTGTCATGAAGGGGCTTGGAGCGGTGGAGGCCATGAACCTCGACGATAACGCGTCCAGCGGCTTGGTCTGCAACGGGAGGTATTTAGTGCAGCCTGGGCGGCAGGTGGCGAATGCGCTCGTGCTGTGGCCGGTTCCCCGATGA